The Streptomyces pactum genome contains a region encoding:
- a CDS encoding PPA1309 family protein, with protein sequence MSNTPMAASPLTRAVLEIDEYVSGLGWDQPARLFALVDTARLRADQPSLADRLGLRDEPEITGLTPIEQDEIPTDQPLDEFLGTIAWPDAVVGCALAVERLMLPPSAEAQVPEGLNETKLAQWVAEHPDRQEVRMTVAVLRDGTRDSALRLREKDAATEVLTGSDLVPGLAQALTATFED encoded by the coding sequence ATGTCCAACACCCCCATGGCAGCGAGCCCCCTCACCCGGGCCGTACTCGAGATCGACGAGTACGTCTCCGGCCTCGGCTGGGACCAGCCCGCACGCCTCTTCGCACTTGTCGACACCGCACGGTTGAGGGCCGATCAGCCCTCACTCGCGGACCGGCTCGGTCTGCGGGACGAGCCGGAGATCACCGGCCTGACCCCGATCGAGCAGGACGAAATTCCAACGGACCAGCCGCTCGACGAGTTCCTGGGCACCATCGCCTGGCCGGACGCCGTGGTCGGCTGCGCGCTCGCGGTGGAGCGCCTGATGCTGCCGCCCTCGGCCGAGGCCCAGGTCCCGGAGGGCCTGAACGAGACGAAGCTGGCGCAGTGGGTGGCGGAGCACCCGGACCGCCAGGAGGTCCGCATGACGGTCGCGGTCCTGCGGGACGGCACCCGCGACTCGGCGCTGCGGCTGCGGGAGAAGGACGCCGCCACGGAGGTCCTCACGGGCTCCGACCTGGTGCCGGGTCTGGCCCAGGCACTGACGGCGACCTTCGAGGATTGA
- a CDS encoding YlbL family protein — protein MPRRTATMLASTLMLIALLCAGVFIPVPYSEMSPGPTVNTLGDHDGEPVLQIDGHKTYEASGHLNMTTVRVTSAEYKMNLVEAVYGWLAHDNRVVPHETLYPDGKTEEEATQENAEEFSQSQESAKVAALKALGIPVKSWVVVSTVVKDSPSEGRLHAGDVIKAVDGTPVKKPADVAELVTEHRPGQDVVFTIVPAKEQAAAEKEGRTPTKTQEVTITTATSDDAGEKRAIVGISAGTDHTFPFSIDIKLADVGGPSAGLMFALGIYDKLTPGDLTGGKFVAGTGTIADNGKVGPIGGIGMKTIGARDKGARYFLTPADNCAAAAEDVPDGLTLVKVDTIDDALGALKDIRSGDSSGLPKCTTG, from the coding sequence ATGCCACGCCGCACCGCGACGATGCTCGCCTCCACCCTGATGCTGATCGCGCTCCTGTGCGCGGGTGTGTTCATCCCCGTGCCCTACTCGGAGATGTCCCCGGGGCCGACGGTGAACACCCTCGGGGACCACGATGGCGAGCCGGTGCTGCAGATCGACGGGCACAAGACCTACGAGGCGAGTGGCCATCTGAACATGACCACCGTCCGGGTCACCAGCGCCGAGTACAAGATGAACCTCGTGGAAGCGGTCTACGGCTGGCTGGCACACGACAACCGCGTGGTGCCGCACGAGACCCTCTACCCGGACGGCAAGACCGAGGAAGAAGCCACCCAGGAGAACGCGGAGGAGTTCAGCCAGTCCCAGGAGAGCGCCAAGGTCGCCGCCCTCAAGGCGCTCGGCATCCCGGTGAAGTCCTGGGTGGTCGTCTCCACGGTCGTCAAGGACTCACCGTCCGAGGGCAGGCTGCACGCCGGAGACGTGATCAAGGCGGTGGACGGCACACCGGTCAAGAAGCCCGCGGACGTCGCCGAGCTGGTGACCGAGCACAGGCCCGGACAGGACGTCGTCTTCACGATCGTGCCCGCCAAGGAGCAGGCCGCCGCGGAGAAGGAGGGCCGGACGCCCACCAAGACGCAGGAGGTCACGATCACCACCGCGACCTCCGACGACGCCGGCGAGAAGCGCGCCATCGTCGGGATCTCCGCCGGGACCGATCACACGTTCCCGTTCTCCATCGACATCAAGCTGGCCGACGTCGGCGGCCCGAGCGCCGGTCTGATGTTCGCCCTCGGCATCTACGACAAGCTCACGCCAGGCGACCTGACCGGCGGCAAGTTCGTCGCCGGCACCGGGACGATCGCCGACAACGGCAAGGTCGGACCGATCGGCGGCATCGGGATGAAGACCATCGGCGCGCGGGACAAGGGCGCCCGGTACTTCCTGACGCCCGCCGACAACTGCGCGGCGGCCGCCGAGGACGTCCCCGACGGGCTCACCCTCGTGAAGGTGGACACCATCGACGACGCCCTCGGCGCACTGAAGGACATCCGCTCGGGAGACTCCTCGGGCCTGCCGAAGTGCACGACGGGATGA
- a CDS encoding molybdenum cofactor biosynthesis protein MoaE, producing the protein MATTNDHPGELAAPDPVKLIGIRETPLSVDEVFRAVGDDAAGGTALFVGTVRNHDGGTDVDRLGYSCHPSAEAEMRRIAEKVVAEYPVRALAAVHRVGDLEVGDLAVVVAVSCPHRGEAFDACRKLIDDLKHEVPIWKHQSFSDGTEEWVGAC; encoded by the coding sequence ATGGCAACCACGAACGACCACCCCGGTGAGCTGGCCGCGCCGGACCCCGTCAAGCTGATCGGCATCCGGGAGACGCCCCTCTCCGTGGACGAGGTCTTCCGGGCCGTCGGGGACGACGCGGCCGGCGGCACCGCGCTCTTCGTGGGGACGGTGCGCAACCACGACGGGGGGACCGACGTCGATCGGCTCGGGTACTCGTGCCACCCCAGCGCCGAGGCCGAGATGCGGCGCATCGCCGAGAAGGTCGTCGCGGAGTACCCCGTGCGGGCGCTCGCCGCGGTGCACCGGGTGGGTGACCTGGAGGTCGGGGATCTCGCCGTGGTCGTCGCCGTGTCCTGCCCGCACCGGGGCGAGGCCTTCGACGCCTGCCGGAAGCTGATCGACGACCTGAAGCACGAGGTGCCGATCTGGAAGCACCAGTCCTTCTCCGACGGTACCGAGGAGTGGGTGGGCGCCTGCTGA
- a CDS encoding SDR family oxidoreductase, with amino-acid sequence MSSPDPQVRAARNQSTSSARPGARGPVVAVTGAASGIGALLIERLAASDEVKQVVAIDERRGECTAARWQILDVRDPAIAEKLRGADVVVHLALDLDLETDAAARTAYNVRGTQTVLTAAAAAGVHRVVLCTSAMVYGALPDNELPLSEDAELRATAEATGVGDLLEIERLARRAPRAHPGLNVTVVRPAVLVGGMDTALTRYFESPRLLVVAGSRPAWQFCHVDDLCSALEYAVLEKADGELAVGCDGWLEQEEVEELSGIRRMELPSAVALGAAARLHRIGLTPSPAGDLAYTMYPWVVSGSRLHDAGWRPKYTNEEVLEELLEEVSGRHTVAGRRLGRKDATAAGAAGATVALLGAAAVVRRARKARRRI; translated from the coding sequence GTGAGTTCCCCAGATCCGCAGGTTCGCGCAGCGCGAAACCAGTCAACCAGTTCCGCCCGCCCCGGCGCGCGCGGCCCCGTCGTCGCGGTCACCGGTGCCGCGTCCGGGATCGGGGCGCTGCTCATCGAGCGGCTCGCCGCGTCCGACGAGGTCAAACAGGTCGTGGCCATCGACGAACGGCGCGGTGAGTGCACCGCGGCACGGTGGCAGATCCTGGACGTACGGGACCCGGCCATCGCCGAGAAACTGCGTGGTGCGGACGTGGTCGTGCACCTCGCGCTCGACCTCGACCTGGAGACCGACGCGGCCGCCCGGACGGCTTACAACGTCCGGGGGACGCAGACCGTCCTGACCGCCGCCGCGGCGGCCGGCGTGCACCGGGTCGTGCTGTGCACCTCCGCGATGGTCTACGGGGCCCTCCCGGACAACGAGCTGCCGCTGTCCGAGGACGCCGAGCTGCGCGCCACGGCCGAGGCCACCGGAGTCGGGGACCTGCTGGAGATCGAGCGGCTCGCGCGTCGCGCACCTCGGGCGCATCCCGGCCTCAATGTGACCGTCGTCCGGCCGGCGGTGCTGGTCGGAGGCATGGACACCGCGCTGACCAGGTACTTCGAGTCGCCTCGGCTGCTTGTCGTGGCCGGTTCGCGGCCGGCCTGGCAGTTCTGCCACGTCGACGACCTGTGCAGTGCCCTGGAGTACGCCGTGCTGGAGAAGGCCGACGGGGAACTGGCCGTCGGCTGCGACGGGTGGCTGGAGCAGGAGGAGGTCGAGGAGCTCAGCGGGATCCGGCGGATGGAGCTGCCGTCGGCGGTCGCGCTCGGTGCGGCGGCCCGGCTGCACCGGATCGGGCTGACGCCCTCACCGGCCGGGGACCTGGCCTACACGATGTATCCCTGGGTGGTGAGCGGCAGCCGGCTGCACGACGCCGGATGGCGGCCGAAGTACACCAACGAGGAGGTGCTCGAGGAGCTGCTGGAGGAGGTCTCCGGGCGCCACACCGTCGCCGGGCGGCGCCTCGGGCGCAAGGACGCGACGGCGGCGGGAGCCGCGGGCGCGACGGTGGCGCTGCTGGGCGCGGCCGCAGTGGTGCGGCGGGCGCGCAAGGCCCGGCGGCGGATCTGA
- a CDS encoding zinc-dependent metalloprotease has protein sequence MSDTPFGFGLPPEEPDDGDEGKKKDQQGGGGQGPANPFGFGSGAGGLGGPGADNPFAAMFGSMNPNDLGAAFQQLGQMLSYEGGPVNWDMAKQIARQTVSQGTPDGTKDASVGPAERNAVQEAVRLADLWLDDATALPSGAGTAVAWSRAEWVEATLPAWRELVDPVAERVGTAMGDVLPEEMQAMAGPLIGMMRSMGGAMFGTQIGQAVGVLAGEVVGSTDVGLPLGPAGKAALLPVNVEAFGKDLGVPQEEVRLYLALREAAHQRLFAHVPWLRSHLFGAVEGYARGIKVDTAKLEDVVGQFDPQNPEQLQEALQQGMFQPEDTPEQKAALARLETALALVEGWVDAVVHTAAKPRLSSADALRETLRRRRASGGPAEQTFATLIGLELRPRRLRDASRLWASLTDARGVDGRDGLWAHPDMLPTATDLDDPDGFVHREQLDFSELDKMLGEAAGKPDLKKKDDEKGQGGADGKGDDTE, from the coding sequence GTGAGTGACACCCCATTCGGATTCGGCCTTCCGCCGGAGGAGCCGGACGACGGCGACGAGGGCAAGAAGAAGGACCAGCAGGGCGGCGGTGGTCAGGGACCGGCCAACCCGTTCGGATTCGGGTCCGGAGCCGGCGGCCTTGGCGGCCCCGGCGCGGACAACCCGTTCGCTGCCATGTTCGGTTCCATGAACCCCAACGACCTGGGCGCCGCGTTCCAGCAGCTCGGCCAGATGCTCTCCTACGAGGGCGGTCCGGTGAACTGGGACATGGCCAAGCAGATCGCCCGCCAGACGGTCTCCCAGGGCACACCGGACGGCACGAAGGACGCCAGCGTCGGCCCCGCCGAGCGCAATGCCGTCCAGGAGGCCGTCCGCCTGGCCGACCTGTGGCTGGACGACGCCACCGCCCTGCCCTCCGGCGCCGGTACCGCGGTGGCCTGGAGCCGCGCGGAGTGGGTCGAGGCGACCCTGCCCGCCTGGCGGGAACTCGTCGACCCGGTCGCCGAGCGCGTCGGCACCGCCATGGGCGACGTGCTGCCCGAGGAGATGCAGGCCATGGCCGGCCCGCTGATCGGCATGATGCGTTCCATGGGTGGCGCCATGTTCGGCACGCAGATCGGGCAGGCCGTCGGTGTGCTCGCCGGCGAGGTCGTCGGCTCGACCGACGTGGGCCTGCCGCTCGGCCCGGCCGGCAAGGCCGCGCTGCTGCCGGTGAACGTCGAGGCGTTCGGCAAGGACCTCGGCGTGCCGCAGGAGGAGGTGCGGCTGTATCTCGCCCTGCGCGAGGCCGCCCACCAGCGCCTCTTCGCGCACGTGCCGTGGCTGCGCTCGCATCTGTTCGGCGCGGTCGAGGGTTACGCCCGCGGGATCAAGGTCGACACGGCCAAGCTGGAGGACGTGGTCGGCCAGTTCGACCCGCAGAACCCCGAGCAGTTGCAGGAGGCTCTCCAGCAGGGCATGTTCCAGCCGGAGGACACCCCGGAACAGAAGGCGGCGCTGGCCCGTCTGGAGACGGCTCTGGCGCTCGTCGAGGGCTGGGTGGACGCGGTGGTGCACACCGCCGCCAAGCCGCGCCTGTCCTCCGCCGACGCGCTGCGCGAGACGCTGCGCCGCCGTCGCGCCTCGGGCGGTCCCGCGGAGCAGACGTTCGCCACGCTCATCGGGCTGGAGCTGCGCCCGCGCCGCCTGCGCGACGCTTCCCGTCTGTGGGCGTCCCTGACGGACGCGCGTGGTGTCGACGGCCGGGACGGCCTGTGGGCCCACCCGGACATGCTGCCGACCGCGACCGACCTGGACGACCCGGACGGCTTCGTGCACCGCGAGCAGCTCGACTTCTCCGAGCTGGACAAGATGCTCGGT